Proteins encoded in a region of the Carassius carassius chromosome 49, fCarCar2.1, whole genome shotgun sequence genome:
- the LOC132132944 gene encoding tubulin alpha chain, testis-specific-like isoform X1: MRSASSQGYFENKRYYLRECISIHVGQAGVQIGNACWELYCLEHGMQPDGRMLTDQTTSGGEQSFRTFFNETGAGKSVPRTVFVDLEPTVVDEVRTGTYRQLFHPEQLITGKEDAANNYARGHYTTGKEIVDVVIDRIRKLCDQCTGLQGFLIFHSFGGGTGSGFASLLMERLSVDHGKKAKLEFAVYPAPQVSTAVVEPYNSILTTHTTLEHSDCAFMVDNEAIYDICQNNLDIERPTYTNLNRLIGQIVSSITASLRFDGALNIDLTEFQTNLVPYPRIHFPLVTYAPVISAEKAYHEQLSIMEITNSCFEPANQMVKCDPRHGKYMACCMLYRGDVVPKDVNAAIRSIKTKRTIQFVDWCPTGFKVGINYQPSTVVPGGDLAKVQRAVCMLSNTTAIAEAWARLDHKFDLMYAKRAFVHWYAGEGMEEGEFTEAREDLAALEKDYEEMGVDSPEGEGEEGEE; this comes from the exons CGCGAGTGTATCTCCATTCACGTGGGTCAGGCGGGAGTTCAGATCGGTAACGCGTGCTGGGAGCTGTACTGTCTGGAGCACGGAATGCAGCCGGACGGGCGCATGCTCACCGACCAGACCACCTCCGGCGGAGAACAGTCCTTCAGGACTTTCTTCAACGAGACCGGCGCCGGGAAAAGTGTGCCCAGAACTGTGTTCGTGGACCTCGAACCCACCGTCGTTG aTGAGGTTCGAACTGGAACATATAGACAGCTGTTTCACCCAGAGCAGCTGATAACTGGGAAAGAGGACGCCGCCAATAATTACGCCAGAGGCCATTATACCACTGGCAAGGAAATAGTAGATGTGGTAATTGACCGTATTCGCAAACTG TGTGACCAGTGCACTGGACTACAAGGATTCCTCATCTTCCACAGTTTTGGCGGTGGAACTGGGTCGGGTTTTGCTTCACTGCTGATGGAGAGGCTGTCCGTTGATCATGGCAAGAAAGCTAAACTCGAGTTTGCGGTTTACCCTGCACCTCAG GTTTCCACCGCAGTGGTAGAGCCCTACAATTCTATTCtgaccacacacacaaccctGGAGCACTCAGACTGCGCCTTCATGGTGGACAACGAGGCCATCTATGATATCTGCCAAAACAACCTGGACATAGAGCGGCCCACGTACACCAACCTCAACCGCCTCATTGGGCAGATTGTGTCATCGATCACCGCCTCCCTGCGCTTCGACGGAGCTCTCAACATCGATCTGACAGAGTTCCAAACCAACCTGGTGCCGTACCCTCGCATACACTTCCCCCTGGTCACATACGCCCCGGTGATCTCCGCAGAGAAGGCATACCACGAGCAACTGTCCATCATGGAAATCACCAACTCCTGCTTTGAGCCAGCCAATCAGATGGTGAAGTGCGACCCTCGGCACGGGAAGTACATGGCTTGCTGTATGCTGTACCGTGGAGATGTGGTTCCAAAGGATGTCAATGCTGCCATTAGAAGCATAAAGACCAAGAGGACCATTCAGTTTGTTGACTGGTGTCCCACAGGGTTCAAG GTTGGTATAAACTATCAGCCGTCAACTGTGGTTCCAGGAGGCGATCTGGCCAAAGTTCAAAGGGCAGTCTGTATGTTGAGCAACACCACAGCCATCGCTGAGGCCTGGGCACGTCTAGATCACAAGTTTGATCTAATGTACGCAAAGAGAGCCTTCGTTCACTGGTACGCTGGAGAAGGTATGGAGGAGGGCGAGTTTACAGAGGCCCGTGAAGATTTAGCTGCTCTCGAGAAAGATTACGAAGAGATGGGAGTCGACTCTCCCGAAGGAGAAGGTGAAGAGGGAGAAGAATAA
- the LOC132132947 gene encoding vacuolar protein sorting-associated protein 37B-like — translation MGEMSGFEDRLQSYSSTQLHELLEDDGKLREMVREMEEMQEMQQNKELTIASNRSLAEQNLNLQPELDHQKIQLTKRYCCLQDLHESYQLRGSTLGNRSLDTLLALLQTEGAKVEEETENMADSFLDGAVPLDCFIDDYQSKRKLAHWRRVKIDKLQEMVLKGVPLPQGSSKDPSQPQETHNFTASFQRLANGSPAHVRPAPISQPSAMPYNPQSVGAPLPNTVPSYSCPYPQALPQGPGAGLPPQAGFIMQ, via the exons ATGGGAGAAATGTCCGGCTTCGAGGACAGACTGCAGTCGTACTCGTCCACACAGCTGCACGAACTGCTGGAGGACGATGGCAAGCTCCGGGAAATGGTCAGAGAGATGGAGGAG ATGCAGGAAATGCAGCAGAATAAAGAGCTGACGATCGCCAGTAACCGCAGCCTGGCGGAGCAGAACCTCAATCTGCAGCCTGAACTGGACCATCAGAAGATCCAGCTGACCAAACGCTACTGCTGTTTACAAGATCTGCACGAGTCCTACCAGCTCCGCGGGTCCACACTAG GAAACAGATCACTAGACACATTGTTGGCTCTTTTGCAAACCGAGGGAGCCAAGGTCGAAGAAGAAACAGAG AACATGGCCGATTCATTCTTGGATGGAGCCGTGCCTTTGGACTGCTTCATTGATGACTACCAGAGCAAGAGGAAGCTGGCACATTGGAGGCGTGTGAAGATCGATAAGCTACAGGAGATGGTGCTGAAGGGTGTTCCTCTTCCTCAGGGTTCCTCTAAGGATCCCTCACAACCTCAGGAGACCCATAACTTCACCGCATCTTTCCAAAGGCTAGCTAATGGTTCTCCAGCTCATGTAAGACCTGCACCGATATCTCAACCATCAGCCATGCCTTACAACCCTCAGAGCGTCGGTGCTCCTCTGCCAAACACGGTGCCATCATATTCATGTCCATACCCACAAGCACTCCCTCAAGGACCCGGCGCTGGTCTTCCCCCGCAGGCAGGTTTCATAATGCAATGA
- the LOC132132944 gene encoding tubulin alpha-8 chain-like isoform X2, with amino-acid sequence MANIKFSSSPLIFLKPSSWGRTWGPKQISDEVRTGTYRQLFHPEQLITGKEDAANNYARGHYTTGKEIVDVVIDRIRKLCDQCTGLQGFLIFHSFGGGTGSGFASLLMERLSVDHGKKAKLEFAVYPAPQVSTAVVEPYNSILTTHTTLEHSDCAFMVDNEAIYDICQNNLDIERPTYTNLNRLIGQIVSSITASLRFDGALNIDLTEFQTNLVPYPRIHFPLVTYAPVISAEKAYHEQLSIMEITNSCFEPANQMVKCDPRHGKYMACCMLYRGDVVPKDVNAAIRSIKTKRTIQFVDWCPTGFKVGINYQPSTVVPGGDLAKVQRAVCMLSNTTAIAEAWARLDHKFDLMYAKRAFVHWYAGEGMEEGEFTEAREDLAALEKDYEEMGVDSPEGEGEEGEE; translated from the exons ATGGCTAATATCAAGTTTTCATCAAGCCCTCTAATTTTTTTGAAACCTTCCTCTTGGGGGCGGACTTGGGGCCCTAAGCAAATTTCAG aTGAGGTTCGAACTGGAACATATAGACAGCTGTTTCACCCAGAGCAGCTGATAACTGGGAAAGAGGACGCCGCCAATAATTACGCCAGAGGCCATTATACCACTGGCAAGGAAATAGTAGATGTGGTAATTGACCGTATTCGCAAACTG TGTGACCAGTGCACTGGACTACAAGGATTCCTCATCTTCCACAGTTTTGGCGGTGGAACTGGGTCGGGTTTTGCTTCACTGCTGATGGAGAGGCTGTCCGTTGATCATGGCAAGAAAGCTAAACTCGAGTTTGCGGTTTACCCTGCACCTCAG GTTTCCACCGCAGTGGTAGAGCCCTACAATTCTATTCtgaccacacacacaaccctGGAGCACTCAGACTGCGCCTTCATGGTGGACAACGAGGCCATCTATGATATCTGCCAAAACAACCTGGACATAGAGCGGCCCACGTACACCAACCTCAACCGCCTCATTGGGCAGATTGTGTCATCGATCACCGCCTCCCTGCGCTTCGACGGAGCTCTCAACATCGATCTGACAGAGTTCCAAACCAACCTGGTGCCGTACCCTCGCATACACTTCCCCCTGGTCACATACGCCCCGGTGATCTCCGCAGAGAAGGCATACCACGAGCAACTGTCCATCATGGAAATCACCAACTCCTGCTTTGAGCCAGCCAATCAGATGGTGAAGTGCGACCCTCGGCACGGGAAGTACATGGCTTGCTGTATGCTGTACCGTGGAGATGTGGTTCCAAAGGATGTCAATGCTGCCATTAGAAGCATAAAGACCAAGAGGACCATTCAGTTTGTTGACTGGTGTCCCACAGGGTTCAAG GTTGGTATAAACTATCAGCCGTCAACTGTGGTTCCAGGAGGCGATCTGGCCAAAGTTCAAAGGGCAGTCTGTATGTTGAGCAACACCACAGCCATCGCTGAGGCCTGGGCACGTCTAGATCACAAGTTTGATCTAATGTACGCAAAGAGAGCCTTCGTTCACTGGTACGCTGGAGAAGGTATGGAGGAGGGCGAGTTTACAGAGGCCCGTGAAGATTTAGCTGCTCTCGAGAAAGATTACGAAGAGATGGGAGTCGACTCTCCCGAAGGAGAAGGTGAAGAGGGAGAAGAATAA